The DNA window aaacccctacctggaaatcagagtgctaaaaccaagcacgcgtccctgataaacccctaactccaaaagttaacccgctccgaatctcaaccgtgaccaccgtctacaccgaaaaacacgatatatgaaaatactgtaaaaatacggtcggtcaacggccaaatagtaacgGTCGGTCAACGACTAAATAGTAAGGCAAAGTCAACGACTAAATAGTAACGGTCAAAGTGAACAGCCAAATactaaccgggtcaaatagtacccaaccgggtcaaatagtacccaaccgagtcaactcgcccgtcaaccgagtcaactcggcctgactcggtcaagtcgccggaaacccatttaactccatcgccggcgatccgaccacccaaacctgccaaatcttatatcaaattaaagaactcgatgagatgaactcataggtacctgaaacaagcaaAACCGTCGCCAGAattggccggatcgaccaaaagaaatccgagaaAATCGGagcttcaaactccgatatctccctaactacaactccgatcgacgtgattcaagttgggttatactcgtctcgtcaatacgcttcttttgataccggtggtgtcgctcaccgttgccggactcagaaaatgaatagtaaagagtgcacgggagagagaaaaggaagaagagaaaaaaaaaactacgtaagtttttttcattttaatttttcttttataatatctttgacttaccaaaacacccacctgtcaaaaacacctctaactaaattgttataattaactgtaaaaattcataacaaatccgATTTAATtcttactccaaaaattttcttttaaaattccccatttattaaaaatatttttatagttttatcacaatttaatttttattctcttcaaatatcgattcaccaacacagaggttccctccaccttaaccaccacgataagatactatgaatagtgtaaaatcatatcaggatattacacaTTAGGGGTAGCTGATCTTGAAAATatggatgatgatgacgacTATGATGATGTAGAAGGGAGTTAATGGAACTTTTCATCACTCAAAGATACTCTTCAttccaactcagtcactcaatttcagattgttccaactcagtcactcaaagtttagtttagttttgtCTTCAAAAAAGACTTTGTTGCTGCAGTCTCTTGGACGCGATCTGGCTCCCGCTTGACAACAACCGTATATCACTATCACTCTAGTAAGAGTTTATTTATCTCATATCTTTCATGATTGTGTAGATTCAATCGATTTCTTTATTATGATTTGAGTTTGTACCCGATTTGGGTATCAgggtttttaggtttttgtgatTGTGTGTTATGTTTTTGTTGATCTGAGTTTGTAATTCGTTTTATGTGCTTTTGTGCTTATATGCTTGCAGTTTGTTGTTGAAATGAAACCTTCTGTTGAATGTTCTCTTGATGATGGGGATGATGATCTCCTTGATGCATATATGACATCTTTGGAAAACAATGTTGGAGGTTCTATTGAGATGGTGGCAGTGGAGATACTAGTAGTGATGGGAGTGAATATGAGGGTGGTGATGCCGATGGGAGTGGGTATGAGGATAGTGATGCCGATGGGAGTGGGTATGAGGatattgatgttgatgttgatgttgatgttgatggGAGTGGAGATAATTGCAATGATGCTGAGGGGAATGAAGATGATAAAAGTGGGGATGATGGCAGTGACGGTGATGGCTTGGGTGACATTGATAGTGATGAAGATTTTAAAGAGGTCTATGAATCAGATAATGAGGACATACTATTATTTGAAGATGATGGTGACAATGGCATTAGGAGAAGTATGGTTGCAAATCCAACGTTCAATCCTAAGGTTACTTCAGAAAAGTTGATCTTTGAACTTGGAATGGAATTTACTGATCTCAAAGAATTTAAAAATGCTATCAAGAGCTATGCGGTTGATGGTGGGTACCAAATACATATAGTGAGGAATGAGAAGACAAGATGTCAAGCAAAGTGTGATGTTGGATGCCCGTGGGTGATATGGTGCTCTCAAATCAAAGGGGAGAGTACTTACCAAATTAAGACATACTTTAAACAACATATGTGTAATCGGAGACTAGAAAACAAGCAAGCCAATAGCACATGGCTAGCAGTGAGATTGGTGGACAAGATAAGAGGGGAACCAAAAGTGAGTGCAGCTGATTTGGTTACATATGCAAAGGAACACATGTCTTTGGCAATTTCAAGGACACATGCATATAGAGCAAAGAAGAAAGCATTGGACATGATCGATGGGAAACATAAAGAACATTATGGTCAGTTGAGAAGTTACATGTCTGAGGTTTTAAGGACCAACATCGGTAGCACATGCAATTTACTTGTGGATAGGGATAGACTAGAAGACCCTGCAGTGTTCAAGCGGGTATATATGTGCCTTGCTCCGTTGAGGAATGGGTTCCTTGCTGGATGTAGGCCTTTGATTGGTCTAGACGGGTGTTTTTTGAAAACTGTTTATGGTGGTCAATTACTTACTGTAGTAGCACATGACGGTGCTAATGGGATTTTTCCCATAGCATGAGCGGTTGTCGAAAGGGAGAACGGAGATTCATGGGAATGGTTCTTAAGAAAGTTACTATTGGACATCGGAGGGTTCGATAGGAGGAGATGGTGCTTTATTTTTGATAGGCAAAAGGTATCACATTTAACATTCTGTTTTTCAAGTTGCACACGTTTTCTATATATTAATACATTCTCTGTTAACTCTACTTACTAAGGCTATATGATATATTATGTTGTAGGGATTGGTGTCAACCATTGATAAGCTTGAAAGAGAAGTGGAACAAGGCATTGAGCATCGATTCTGTGTGAGGCATATTTATGCCAACTTCAGCAAAAAATGGCCAGGAGCTCATTATAGAAAATTGGTATATGATTATGCAAAGGCCacaacaatgcaagatttcctCTCACACATGCAGAAGCTAAAAGAGTTAGATGAAGAGGCTTGGAAGTATTTGGATGACATAGTTCCATGTTTGTGGACTAGGGCAGCTTTCTCGACATTTAGCAAGAATGATGCCATTGTGAATAACATGTCAGAGAGCTTCAATGGTAAGATTGTGCAAATTAGAGGCAAACCAATTATCACAATGTTAGAGGAGCTAAGAGCTGATGCAATGGATAGGCATGTTAGATTGAGGATAAAGATGGAAAGGAAACAAGGGAGACTTGTGCCAGAAGTGCATGATAGATTAGTTAAAGAGTTCCAGAAAAGTAGATTATGGACAGCAAAATGGTCTGGAGATTCAGAACAGTCAGCTTTTCAGGTATATGGTTATCAAATATTAGTCTTTTACATATCACATTGATGATGGTAGTTAATAAACACACAACTTTGTCTGTAACAGGTGAGCAAAAAGCCAGAGCAATACGTTGTCAATGTAAAACAAGCATCATGTACTTGTAGGTCATGGGACTTATCTGGCATTCCATGCACTCATGCTGTCGCTGCAATTGGATGGCTTCACAAAGATCTAGTAGACTTTGTGCATGAAGCATATACAAGGGAAACATATTTCAGGGTATACCATCACAATGTTGAACCAACAAATGGAGAGAACTTATGGGTTGCTACTGGTGGTGATACCGTTATACCTCCTCCAATGAAAGTATCTGTTGGAAGACCAACaaaaaagagaaggagagaacaCGATGAGCCTAAGACAAGCAGTTGACTAAGACGAAGGTATCCGAAGATAAAATGTGGCAAATGTGGAGGACTAGGGCACAACAAAAGAGGATGTCATAATCTTGCAATATCTTAGGTAGACATTGTTTTAAATGCAAAATTCATGAGATTTCTATAATATTCTGTAACTAAGATATCAAATTCTAAATTGCCAGCCACCTAATGTGAATGTTAATGTCGACATAGAAAGTGCAGTTGGAAGAAGGGGTACTAAGGGAAGAGGTCGTGTTAGAGGTGGTAGAAAGGTTGGTCCAATGAGAGGAGGTGGCATTGGTTGGTCTTctatgacggatcgagttttaacacaagaggggggggggtgaattgtgtccccaaattccaattggaatccctttttcaatttaaacaaattaatggcaattaacaagtagcacacaaatttggactctaatgattttcctaatcaatattcaatccaatgcaagatgtgatacaatatagtgaatgaccaaatatcaaataatcaagaattgcacaaaacagattttcaagcaacacactgcacacagatttttcaactcaaattttacctatcaaatgatgtcaaaatgcaacgaaattttatatgcaatgtcacaacaccttaataaacactatatcaaaatttcagatcaaaattcaaagtttaaggcagtctgctaatctcggacagattagggttttgaaaatcctgcagtttgaaacaagtagtaaatataaacaagtaaacaaagaaatcaacacagcgatttatagtagttcggagacccttctcctacgtctactacctagattcaccaacctaggattttcccaactccactaaggtgtggttttaagagacccacaaaactccttacaccaagggtttctaagaactccctcaaacttcaatgtttacaatttcccctaacaaagggaatttctcaatgggattttcagccaaggttctcacaggttacctcaaaggtatttggtatggaactctcaagattacagcaacactctcaaagataggattttaagaacaagagaggtttagattgtaagtaaacaaagcctaaaggatataggaacttcccttttgcaaaagcaagagtagtgagaagtccttgattgtagaggcttgtattggagaagattgttgtagcaaatagcaagaaggcttgatgattgatgaacttgatagcaagaggtttctctcaaggataatttttcaatttgcttctccaagttgtatgaaagggaagatcctcttttaaaggcaattctctcctatgcttgtagccgttggatcaaacttcaagagttgatctctagcaaagggacatcatcttcatcttcttctagcaattgtactccatgtgtaccttcatttttgtgcttcaaaggatgttccaaatctgaaaatttattttctacacgcacatttggagcaagtgtggtcatatcatcgaatttaacatttacactttcttccacaattttagttctagagttaaatactctatatgctttagatgatgatgaatatcctaaaaatattccaatgtcactctttgtatcaaatttatccaaattgtctttggtatttaaaataaaacatttagcaccaaaaaccttaaagtaatctactttaggtttcttgccatacaagagttcataaggagttttctttaatccttttctaatgctaagtctattactcacgtaacatgcattactagtagcttcggcccaaaaatatttaggaagattatattctagaagcatggttcttcctagttcttgtaaagttctattcttcctttctacaaccccattttgttgaggtgtcctaggagcactaaactcgtgtttaataccaaaagaagcacacaaagaatcaaaattagcattttcaaattcacctccatggtcacttctaatttttgaaacttttaagttatgctcattttgcaatctcctaagtaagttttcaaaagcatgcaatgcatcacttttatgcacaagaaacaaacaccatgtaaatctagtataatcatccacaataacaaatgcatagtattttccacctagactcctaactctactaggaccaaataaatccatatgtaacaattctagaggcctagaagtactaatatcaagtttaggcttaaaagactctttagtttgtttacccctaacacaaacatcacaaacatgttcaatattgaaatttaacacagcgatttatagtagttcggagacccttctcctacgtctactacctagattcaccaacctaggattttcccaactccactaaggtgtggttttaagaaacccacaaaactccttacaccaagggtttctaagaactccctcaaaattcaatgtttacaatttcccctaacaaagggaatttctcaatgggattttcagccaaggttctcacaggttacctcaaaggtatttggtatggaactctcaagattacagcaacactctcaaagataggattttaagaacaagagaggtttagattgtaagtaaacaaagcctaaaggatataggaacttcccttttgcaaaagcaagagtagtgagaagtccttgattgtagaggcttgtattggagaagattgttgtagcaaatagcaagaaggcttgataattgatgaacttgatagcaagaggtttctctcaaggataatttttcaatttgcttctccaagttgtatgaaagggaagatcctcttttaaaggcaattctctcctatgcttgtagccgttggatcaaacttcaagagttgatctctaccatccattgcagctcctaatcttggtcattgatgatttgagcaaacaaatctccaccatagagcatatagacgttgcacatgctcctttttttaagtcaaaaattgcaagcaagaaagttgtcttatgcacaaccatttgatcaatgtatgtcttcaaatcttgaccattcaaactctctttaattctcaaccatggatgtagattatactgtgtcatcttgtcccttcattttgaatcaaagacttcaaaagtgatcccttagtcaaggatcttgtttgattgcaccaacataactttcttggtagcacatgtcttgagtgaaaatgtcaaggatcttgtttgattgcaccaacctaactttcttggtagcacatgtcttgagtgaaaatgtcaaacaagaatatatcactaatgatagacaggacaaggtttgtctcatatgattgaaaagagttgtatctccatgaagaccacaaccagtagcctcaatgtttgattcattcaacttgattaagtgccttagtggaaagttggcaaatataggatttttcatagtttcctagagctccaagctcattcttagaaactagacttcgaccactcttgaacatactgaattctgagccatatgagaccacaatgatgattaacctacaaggaaataggaggtagaactccccaattgcatgtaagctcaaagagcttcatatagagcgcgtaggttaattacattagaaaaacaacccagaaaattcatattactggatgataaataattttatatgtattagaatgtcaatgtaaaatttcataacaatcggaaatcgtttggtcactcaaccaagcaattagatcactaatagtgaaaccgataaattctaagtgtaaattcaaagtcattttgcaaactcagtgtaaataaccttttctcttgaactttactaaatcaaatatgttcatagtgatgaaactaagatgcacacgaaatttcatttaaatcggagttcatttggttcaccacgttcacaaagaacacatatgcacaaaattaggtaaaacctagttttggcggaatttaagcatatgaccaaatatatacgtgatgcacttaatttctcatgattatagtcctagaacatatattaagccgtcatgtgcatgtggttcaagtttcaagtcatttcgacctaagttggttaagatatgataattggaaaattaatgctctaacttagttcatgtatgtttgttttcaaaacttaatttccagcactatctcaaaaatatatagtcatttaa is part of the Tripterygium wilfordii isolate XIE 37 chromosome 7, ASM1340144v1, whole genome shotgun sequence genome and encodes:
- the LOC120001282 gene encoding uncharacterized protein LOC120001282, whose translation is MVANPTFNPKVTSEKLIFELGMEFTDLKEFKNAIKSYAVDGGYQIHIVRNEKTRCQAKCDVGCPWVIWCSQIKGESTYQIKTYFKQHMCNRRLENKQANSTWLAVRLVDKIRGEPKVSAADLVTYAKEHMSLAISRTHAYRAKKKALDMIDGKHKEHYGQLRSYMSEVLRTNIGSTCNLLVDRDRLEDPAVFKRVYMCLAPLRNGFLAGCRPLIGLDGCFLKTVYGGQLLTVVAHDGANGIFPIA